GACAATTCTGGGAGCCATTGGGATACTGCACACCTACTATTTCTACATATACAGGCTCTACTGTCTGCCGTCTATAAGGCCAAACCATCCGCAGCACATTGTGGACTACGCAGTGGAGCGGAAGTATCTATTGTCTGGCCAGGGCTCTGAAGGATCACCCTGGTGCCAGTACACGTTGCCGTTCCCCTACACTTACGTGCAGTCGCACTACTGGGATGTGGGCTTCCTGCGATACTACAAGTGGAAACAGCTGCCCAACTTCTTGCTGGCCCTGCCCATGCTGAGTTTCATGCACTGGCACTGCTACGACTACATGCACCACACGGCCAAAGCGGTCTGGGCAAAACTAAAGGCCTCTGGCTACAAGGAGCTCATAAGGGACCACATCATATTCCCTTTCGTGCTGCACGCTGCGTTTCTCACCCTTGTCTGCACCTTCTACGTGCACATCCAAGTGTCCACCCGCCTTCTGGCCTCGGCCACACCTGTTTTCTACTGGTTTGCCGCTGACCACATGCCCAAGACACTGGCCCAACTAAGGCTGCGTTCGAAGGCAGGAGCTCTCTTTGTATGGTGCACCACTTATAGTTTGGTGGGCACGGTGCTATTCAGCAATAATTACCCGTGGACGTGAGCTAAATGATTGAATTAGAAGGAGCAATATAACTCGCTGGTTGCCAAAGAGACTGTTCATCCGCATGGATTTCATTATTAGTGTGTAAATAATCGTCCAAGTTCTCAAAATTCAATTGATAATTATTGAGGCGCTCAAAAGTATTGGTTTCccatttcaatttccatttatattatacaaaaaagtgaaaaataaaatttgttgaCCATTTTAGAAATAATTGTaatgtttgttttttcttACTGTTACATAAGTTTACATTTTCCAAACTATTAGAAAATTATGCGTTTAAAATTGGCGCTTCGTTTTTGAAACTTGGTATATAagatataattatatattcctAGTATTTTCCAAACCTAAACGGTCACACTCAGAATCAGCTGTTTTGGGTGGCtaaccaaaacaacaaagaatttgtttgagaaaattgtttattatttcttatCCGCGGATTAAAGAGTACTCGTCATGGATGGGCATCTGCGCCTGCACAAGGTAGGCGACTACGCCGCACCGAGTCTCCAGGAGAAGGCCAGCAAGGCGGGCGGCAACATGGAACAGCTTTCGGGCGTGATGATAATCATCATAATCAGCGGTGGAGTACTTACTTGCCTGATGCTGTTCATCTTTGCCAAGCGGCAGATTATGCGCTTCCAGCTGCGCGGACGTCGTGGGCCCCACGTTCCTGTAGGCAATGATGCCAAGAAGGCGCTAAGAAGAGAGATTGAGCGGCGCCTGGACTGCATCCAGAAAATCACGCAGGAGCCGAAGCTGCTGTGGGACGATGGCGACAAGTACATCGTTCAGCCGGAGCAGGAGGCACCATTGCCACCCTACTACTACCGCATGAAGGCCGTTGATGACGTGAAACTCCTAGAATCCGAAATAGCAAGGGCGGACGGTAGCTCTCGACATTCTCCTGAGAGCTTGAGGGCCTTTTTGCTGACCACTTTATCGGTGACGCTGAACGGAGCAGGGCAGCGGATGATTCACCAATACTGCGATATGTACGAACATGCTCGGCACGATCCGAATGAGTTCGGAAAGGATGAGTACGAGGCGTATCATCATTTGCTGCTGAAGCTGATGGAGGCGTATGTCAACTAGAGTGGACAATTTGTTAAACTTTTCAATGACAATGAACTTTGCTTTT
This genomic interval from Drosophila mauritiana strain mau12 chromosome 2R, ASM438214v1, whole genome shotgun sequence contains the following:
- the LOC117137239 gene encoding uncharacterized protein C1orf43 homolog → MDGHLRLHKVGDYAAPSLQEKASKAGGNMEQLSGVMIIIIISGGVLTCLMLFIFAKRQIMRFQLRGRRGPHVPVGNDAKKALRREIERRLDCIQKITQEPKLLWDDGDKYIVQPEQEAPLPPYYYRMKAVDDVKLLESEIARADGSSRHSPESLRAFLLTTLSVTLNGAGQRMIHQYCDMYEHARHDPNEFGKDEYEAYHHLLLKLMEASKQLKNYNSRKASPARTPRKQTKMHSLLDPARLRPPTTLENVQPSSELTTGQHAKVNLTLGLQGGGGGGGDGPAELATNPLHLQAPSDRDLIIRNRIKTPTLDDIIVEADHHQSSDGGVMEDNEIKSISSMQFQRNSSNV